The Salvelinus fontinalis isolate EN_2023a chromosome 9, ASM2944872v1, whole genome shotgun sequence sequence atccaaaacctgttttctctttgacattatggggtattttgtgtagattgacaagtattttttttatttaatccattttagaataagggtgtaatgtaataaaatgtggaaaaagtgaagcggtctgaatactttccaaatgcactgtatatagtatatactgtattaccgcCTCAAAAtaacctgggggggggggttgagtggagctgctTTTCTCGTATGTCTGCATTGTTGGCATCCCCCCAATAAAAACTGTGTGTTTAGCCTGATAGAGTCATGAATTTTCCTTCTGGAAGGACCTGAGACAAACTGTTTAAATGTGTTATTGATGGCTAAAAGGACTGTATTGGTTGGGGGGAAGCTCTGTTTAAGTTGGCCGGTGGAGGGCAAAAAAGGTGGAGAGGTCCAAAATGAtaaaaatatactgtatgtatgcagACATTCATCTTCTGTTTATTTTAAACTCACTGCCCCATGGTATATGGATTCTCAGAACCACTTATGGTGCACATTTAAGTCCTTGGAAATGTTATATCACGTATAACCATGTGCATGTGCTGTGGTGCAGTTTTCACATTCATTCTTGTCCATGCATTATTTGTTATACTTGTAGCCTATGTGTCTTTGTCAAacactgtgttgtagtgtagtgtagtgtgtattaggTGCAGCTTGTGTACTAGATCTATTCAGTTGATAGTTAAAGATTTCACTTTGCCTCTGACAAATTAAAGAACCACCCTGTGTAAATGGATTCATTGCTTTCAGAGAAGGTTGGAAAGGGCTTAGTTTTCTCTATATCCCTTGTGTTCAGTGGAAAATGTGAACACTTTTTGTAATGGAacctagggctgggcggtataccgtattgtaatgaaacagctaTATACCGGTATTTATGCACAGACCGGTTTGAGTTTTTATTTTACCTTCTATACCGGTATTTTAATGTTGTGTTTGTTAAATGTAATACGccgtgtgtaacgtccatttttatagtttactccgctacttgagtcatctctctccgcgccgctttccacacagacctagccccacccactgtcactcaaggagcgcatttgttgttgcttgaccacgagacactttcatagtctgcatggtcaatacAGCACATGCATCAATGTTGACAACGATGTTGTTTCCACTTTGATCAATATAAATCTACAAGTGTTCTATAATTacaatattagtttgtgtttcttacatttgCAAACAcctagtttgtattttcttagcaaattaagctaaatcgtgttagccactaatgctaatcgctagctaactagctaataaaagtgctgagtcagagcaaacgtagctagctaatacagcctgataccagtaCTGGTGGAGgcttaaatcagcatgttgtttgtgcagcagtatcttctaaatcaaagaggaatagacATGAATATGTGGCTATTTGAATAAAGATGTAATGTTGTCAAAGATTATAGGGTCTCCTAGGAAACACTGCACATTACTTTGGTTCCtaacctgtcacaataactcatccatggcattttcattcgttgtcatgtcaaacaacactgtaatcaaagtgcccactattatttatattcttactatagaattataataaacattgtatttccatgattccaaaagtTCACCCAAGGGTTTTGATCTAAaccgcaattgcaacatttggttaaaaaccaAAGATCAAGGCCTAGTATTTTTGCCCAtatcgtggcagtgtggaaatgatctcatatgagtgcaggaaatgcagaaattgatggaaatgcaggaaatactttttaggttgaagttgaattgaacagtataaaacaatcagaatggagaaagacccattgaaatcactgagaatatgtgttgccaccctagggtcacgtactactcataaagcaaattttgaacttttattattaaaaaaaaaccATAAAATACCGTCAAAAATTTGAAAAATACCATGATATAATATTTTTGCCACATTGCCCAGCCCTAATGGAACCCCAGTAAAGAGCCTGATGTGTGAGGTGTGGAcctaatagagagaggagggagtacagATGGAGAAGATGGTGATGAAGGAAGAGAGTAAGTTGCCAGCGAGGAAGAATTATCGTTTGGATGGAGAGTCAGGATTGATGTGGGAGTGGTGCGATGACAAAGAGTTGGAAGAATAGAAGCGGAGAGGACAGAGGCTAGGTGCTAGACTCTCCTGACACTGTGAACTTGGCTATCCTGTGAAATAAATAAGTGGTTTGTGTTTATGGCTAGGATCGGTGTTTGTGTTTCAGAGTGATTAggtttgcgtgtgtgtgagtatgtctgAAAGAGGTTATACGTGTTTATAGCCAAAgccacctcccctctcttcctcctgccctATACTCCCATCTACAGAAATAAACATCACcccacagactgacagactgcaCGCTTTTGTCTGGGACTGAATTCCAGAGTCTCAGGGATGTGATATTTCTATGGCCCTAAGCCAAACAGACAGCCATATACTAAAACCTCTCACAGTGGGTTTTGACCAGAAGTGGCACCTCGTCTTGGCAACGCTTCACTCCGCTTGCAATTTGCAAAAAGTAGAGCAGAGCTCATCTTTTTCTACCACTCCACTAGCAGAGATCTCGCCATTCACCTTCCCACAATCCCTTTCACATTTCTCTGCATGCCCTCATTGAAAATGAAGGGGGGTGGGACTTCTCCTGCCAAATTCCTTGTTGGTAAAAACTATGCATTACTCTTTCCCACTCTCTGGTAAGGAGTTCTATACATATACACTCCCTCTCCCaaatccgtctctctccctctttctctgtcactctctctctcccccctcaccctgtttccctctctacgtctctctccctccttccctctatctctctctctctcttcctccttctatAATGGATATTCACAAACTTAATTAATGTATTAATGTATACGCACGCACTAATTTGTATAAATAAAGTCAGGATTTTCTGATCTGTCATAGGAGAGCCTTGGTTTTTTATTTCTCTATCCTACAGCAGCCTTTATAAATAAACAGCAACATGGCAGGAAGCAAACCTCTCAGTGTGCTACTCTGTGCCTTGGCTGGGCCTGAGGTGAgacgggaagagagagaaagtgaaaatgTTAGTGTATGTATGTGGGGGGGGCTAACCACTGTCCTATTTCACCTTCCAATCCCCATCCCTCTAACCTCTCCACTGGGCCTTAGATTGAGTGGGAgaggacagacacagacatgtgTCTCTGATAGTGAACTGGGTGACCCTGTATTTGAGAAAACCTTACTACTTTTATCTGAGTGGTTGAAAGTGAGCCACAATGACTGTGGTTGAGTAATGTATCAAGGTCTGTGCATTCATTCTGAAGTGTATGTTTTCCTCGATGTTTGAGCCAGAGcattgttgtgtctgtgtggtctgTCTGCAGGTGTACCTCAAGGCCCCTATGATCCTGAATGGAGTGTGTGTGATCTGGAAGGGCTGCATAGACCTGCAGCGCTTGGATGGGATGGGCTGTCTGGAGTTCGATGAGGAGAGAGCACAGGTACTGTATCATACCATTACATTACACCCCCTGGTCTCCAACCACAccaaaacaaaacacacaacTAGATAGAACAattggctacagtatatacacacattgACATACACCTCTAGACAAACTACTTTTGAATGACTTAACTAAAACTCAACTAAGCAGGTTGCGCCCCTACCCCTATCCATATACAAACAAAACACCCACTCACCAGTCCAAACaaactgtgtgtctctgtgtgtctctcccacTCTGTGTGTGTTCAGCATGAGGATGCCCTGGCGCTAGCATCCTTTGAGGAGTCGCGTAGGAGGACCCGGGACTTTGAGGACAGAGACCGCTCGCACCGAGAGGACCTGGAGGTGAGATGGGCTGGACTGACTGACAGGCCTGGATGGGGTGGTGATGTCCCCCCTAGTCACATGATCACTGCTAACGCTAAGAAATGTTGTTGGAATATGATGATTGGTTGTGTCCCCTGTGTGTTTGTTACCATGAGAACTCTTATTGTGTGAATAACCCatttagttttttatatttaCCATTAACACAATCATGAACTCATTGTGTGTTTGTCtaagaggttgtgtgtgtgtgtgtgtgtgtgtgtgtgtgtgtgtgtgtgtgtgtgtgtgtgtgtgtgtgtgtgtgtgtgtgtgtgtgtgtgtgtgtgtttgtatttcatCTTAAAGCATTTTTATGGTATGTAGGTTTAGTGCATGAAGAGTTTATTCATGATTAGAACACACAGACCCTAAATGCAACCCCTCTAAGATGAAAaccaaattgtgtttttttaggACCCTGTGGCATCAAAAATCTGGGACTGATGGCATTCAAGGACCAGGGTCTGTCTTCTTTGCTTTTCAATGTCCCTCTGTCATGCACTAAaccctgtgtgtggtgtgttgtctgtgtgagtgtgtttgtgaatCAACACGAGAGCATGTGCATGTATGTGGACAATTTGAAGTATCTGAGTCTGCCTGTTTTAGTGCCTGcatgtgcagagagagagaatgagtgaatgacagagagagaaagaaagttacATATGAACTGTATCTGTTAACACACTGTGTAATGAATGCTTAGTGATAATGTGGGTTCCTTCCCTCTCATTCCCCATAAACTGTCTCTGGGTCAGTCATATGAATATGCTTTATGGATTTTTTTATGCATTTTATGATAGTGGGACGTGTGCAGGTCAGGACATCCTACCAGGGTATAAGCTGGAAGACTGGAAGAcagaccccccacacacactttcCCCCAGTGCCTAATGGAGAAcagacctccacacacacaccacccaccctCACCCTGCTGCCGGAGGAGTACGCTGCAAGGCCTGCTGGGACATATCTGCCACAGCTTGGCAGCACATgatgagggagaggaagggagggagatctGAAGCAGGGCTTTCATGTTCACATCTAGTATTTCTTACCTCAGAAACATACCTTCCAGCTCCCTCAGGAAGAATTGTCTCTTTTCTTCTGAAAATCTATAAGGCAATGCTCTTTATGGAGATATTATGTATTGGTCAAAGAAAAATAACATATAATTATTTTCTCTACTGACATCGAGCCTGGAGGAGTCTCAAACAGAACAGTGTTTGGAAGGTGTGCATACATGGTCAACGTAtgacatatactgtattctaacGGAAGACTTTCCATGTGTTTCATTCTCAAATACTGACTGTGGTGGAAACATGAAACCCCCTaatcattttcattacatttaaatgtttttttttaatccaaGTTACAGTATGTCATCTCATAAACTGCTGTGATCCAGAATTTTCTGATTGGACTGTAGTATTTAGAGATTTCTTTAATTAGTGAATCCCTTTGCTCTGTTGTCTACTCAGGGAAGGAGATAGATGATATTGTTGGTTTTATTTTAGATAAAGATTTGCATTTGGACATCAGGACCCTGTTTTTATGTGATATGGGCGCCTGGCTCTTGAGTACATTCAGCCGTTACATTTCTGTGGTCTGAACTTATACTCAGTCCACTATAACTCAAGGCCAACAGCACAATGACAGTCTGCCATCAGTGGTAGCTGAGAGGCCTCTTAAGGGTTtataaacctgtcatttagttcAGAAATCACAGCTCTTCTCTAGCAGGGATATCAGTGTCAGCTCTTGAGTATGTATGTCTAAGTACAGCATATAAGGTTAATTCCTCTGCTGTGTGGCCTGAACTTGTTTTGATCACTGTATAATGAATATGTATAATGAATATTGTCCAGGTTTTAtgtttttcctgtgtgtgtgcgtgtgtgagagcgattcaggacaggacagtgatggCCATCTAGATGATTGATAAAGATAAGATGGATGCAGAATAAATGGTCCAGTGTTCATTAGGCCCCATTCTGCTGGTGGAGTTAGAGGATGAATGATGTGCTGCCAGTAAAAGTATTAATATAGCATTAGTATtgatttttattaggatccctgtCTACCCTACCTAATCTCAGCTCTATTGACTTGCGGTACAGGCTAGCGCTCTGCCGGCTGGCTCAATGATCGATCACTGtgcttgtcctctcctctccagccacCCCCACTCCCCCTGTAACTACGACAGCACTCCACTCAGGGCTGAGGCTTACTGTAACGCTTCTCCTCAAAAGAATAATCCTTTGTCTGTAGAGTAGTTGCTGCACttcatacagtatattataacgtaTTGAATCCATGTTTCAAATCATGATAAAAAGTTGAATCCTTCCTGATGTTTCTTTATATTACTCCTTAACTCTGCTTGTTTTGGAGGTTGGTCCTGTTCACATTGCATGGTGTGTGGCCTGAGACAATGTTTTTTCTTCAACCGTTACCAAACCGTAACTGGTGTATTTGGCTCACTGACTCAAGGACAGCTCTGACGCCTTCCGTTTGTAATCTGGGTGAATATGAGTGATAACTAAGGCAGAAGCattcgtgtgtatgtgtgtttgtgtgtgtgcccatgcatatgtgtgtttgttgttgtcaAAATCACTCTGCAACTACTGAGTGAAACTTTGATCAGCTAGTTCATAAAAATCTTCTTAAATTCTATATATTAAACTATAGGGCTATTAATTGTTTTGAAGACACTCTATTTACATTTATGATTCTGAAGTGGAAGAATGGATGAGCATCAGTGTCTCATTTAGGATTAAAGTAGTAGACTGAACCAGGGTTAGAAGGAGCTATTATGGTGAGTCATCTGGATGACGACTACATGCCATTTCAGCTGAGAGACCAGCGTctgctttctccctctgtctgcctgtctgtctgcctgtctgtccgtctgtttcACAGATATCTATGTTGGGAGAGATGTAGACGCAGACACATAAACATATGTATCTGTGACAGGCAGACgagtcattttttatttttaaagcatGCTATGTTGAAGACTTCCCCAACGACTACTGACTGTCTGCTATTCGGCCCAAAAAAGAAAATCAATTTTTAGCCTCAGCTGGAAGCTCTCTGGTGCCCTCTGCCGAATATACTGTATGACATATACTGCACTCACTTTTGCCCCATCTAAGGCCATTCtcaacacattacacacacacactcatgataTTGTGTGCTATATtaaatctgcccccccccccccccccccccctccatctctctctcactgtgccaACAGCCCAGGCGACAGCAGGACCCCAGCCCTGGCACCAACATGGGCAACAACGCTGATGATCACAAGATGCgctagaggccagagagacgcagagggtgGGGTCAGGGTGACCTGTCCATCGTACTATGCCAATCTCACACCCTGTCACCAAGCTGTTAACTGGAGAGACCAAAGTCCACATTTCTAGGGATTTATggggtgggtgggggtggggcCCTTTTTAATTTTAAGAAGGGAATGGGTGAGGTGGGTGTCCATTTTTAAGTGTGGTGTAAGGGGATCGACCCAAACCTCCTTGTCTTCTGGTGGGTTTTGCACTATCTGATACATTCAGTTTAGTACCCACATTGCCTTCTGTATGCATGGAGCACCTGCCTACCTATGTTTTCTTTTGTCCCTCTATGCAAGCTATTTCGGCAGCACTTTCTTTTACAATGCTTTATAAATAGGAAATTACTGGGTGATTAAATGGAACACATTTGTTCTTAAATAATTACATATTCTTCCTAAATTGTTACATTTCTAATAATTCCAAATATCTTCTTCCATCTTCCTTATTGTTTCCCATAAAGTTTGTTTCAAATCAGGTAGCACCTGAGGAGCACTGAGCATAAATGTATTTCACGCTAAATTCTAATCTATTGATAATTACTAATTAAAGCGGCAATCagaagttgaaacaataacaaagcgtccaCCCTGcccctgtttcggtaaaaagctgagggatggggctggagaaatgtaaccactctcaaattcatagacagagctatggatgcaaggactgactatccataatatcaaaattatagttttaaccatgttttgaggctatatagtctttgtttacatttattttgttttgaaacattggagtaaaacaagcttcccactgggcacatactgattaaatcaatgttgtttcaacataatttcaattaaattacattgaaacaacatGGAATAGactttgaattgacgtctgtgcccagtgggttatattttgggttctgatgcggtacgacagttgaactaagcttatgaggcatttataaattacatttttcaagaatcaatgggtatgtatcattcattttcactacataacctaaagtatgtggacacctgcttatcaaacatctcattccaacatcatgggcattaatatggagttggtcccccctttgctgctataacagcctccactctcctgggaaggctttccactagatgttggaacattgctgcgaggacttTGTTTCCactcagccacaaaagcattagtgaggtcgggcactgatattgggcgattaggcctggctcacagtcggcgttctaattcatcccaaaggtgttcgatggagttgaggtcagggctctgtgcaggccagtcaagttcttccacatcgatctcgacaaaccatttctatatggacctcgctttgtgcatgggggcattgtcatgctgaaacaggtaagggccttccacaaacttttgctacaaagttggatgcacagaatcgtctagaatgtcattgtacgctgtagggttaagatttcccttcactgaaactaaggagcctagcccaaaccatgaacaacagccccagaccattattcctggCACTATTTATTCGGGAAGGTagtattctcctggcatccaccaaacccagatttgtccttcagactggcagatggtgaagcgtgattcagcactcgccggtcctgttctgtgagcttgagtggcctaccactttgtggctgagccgttgttgttcctagacatttccacttcacaataacagcagttgcagttgaccggggcagctctagaaattgtacgaactgacttgttgggaagttggcatcctatgacagttcCATGTttgaagtcactgagctcttcggtacgggccattctactaccaatgtttgtctatgaagattgcacaTGGCTGTGTGCAGTCCAcacagccaaatccactaatatgaagggtgtccacatacttttggccaagTAGTTTATATGTCCAAAAATGAATGTAGCAACTGTAGTTTGGAAATAggccttttttggttccaggtagaagaaCCATTTTTGATTCCAGGTGGaaccatttttgttttcatgtagaaccctctgtgggaagggttctacctggaaccaaaagggttctatctagTACCagaaagggttaaaaaaataacCATTTTATGTTCCAGATAGCACCTTCAAGTACAAATAGTTACCAATCAATCacctatttattttgtatttataaaGGACTATAAAAGATTGCTTAACAGCTATAATTTATCATATTATAGCACTATTTtaatgaaattgtattttttcTTATTTTATTCGTTTTGTGTGAAAGTCATGATGTTTACTTTTTTATTTCTTTTCTctatatataaatactgtattTGTATGTCTTTATGCTATCGTATGGGATATCAGTAGAATATGTAAAGTTGTGTTAAAAAAAAGTTACTTTTACAAAGAGACTGTTGATTTGCCGGATGAGGAAGGTCTATCATCCTCAGCGctttctgtcttcctgtctcctccATGTTAGCAGCATATTTTAACAGTCTTTGAACATGACTCTAGCAGCACATAGCGCACAATGAGGTCAGTGTCTCTGAGCTCGCTCTTTGGAAGTTGAGGCAAAGAGGCTATCTCCTCTGCCTTGCTTTTTAAATTATTCTCTTTATTTCACGTTTCATTCAGATCAGAGTTTGTAACGTCTAAGCAGTAACTTTCTCTTTTTTTAATCCATTGCGGCCTCATTCCAGAGATTTGTCGCACATTTTGATCCAGCTCTGGGATCTATCTCCCTGAAAATTATGCAAGAACACAGCAACGTTATCTCACTAACTTACCCTCCAGTTTTGTTTGGTATGTTTCAGGTAATCTGAATATCTTTGAGTTTCATCAACTATTGTGCTGTTGTCAGTGTTTCTTCCTCTTCCTTTACAGGAATACAGTTTTAACAGTTCATTCATATGAAGTTGTCTGTACTGGGGTTTAGAGAGAGCAACATCTTTAAAGAGATT is a genomic window containing:
- the LOC129862517 gene encoding core-binding factor subunit beta-like isoform X1, whose product is MPRVVPDQRSKFENEEFFRKLSRECEIKYTGFRDRPHEERQARFQNASRDGRSEIAFVATGTNLSLQFFPANLHGEQRQTPTRDYVDFDRETGKVYLKAPMILNGVCVIWKGCIDLQRLDGMGCLEFDEERAQHEDALALASFEESRRRTRDFEDRDRSHREDLEPRRQQDPSPGTNMGNNADDHKMR